The following coding sequences lie in one Synechococcus sp. CC9902 genomic window:
- a CDS encoding MBL fold metallo-hydrolase has product MTLATTYFGANGWLLEFDDLRVLVDPWLQGSLSFPPGGWMLKGELPEQRPAPDHLDLLLLTQGLADHAHPESLDLLPRTLPVIGSVAATQVVKKMGFETVQALKPGECTTHKGLTVRATAGAPVPTVENGYLLEHASGCLYLEPHGFLDPALPPQPLDAVITPMVDLGLPALGAFVKGCSVVPQLVERFQPSTVLASTSGGDVRFSGALTGLLQMQGSVASTGATLPDSSQWIDPTPGERLVLKG; this is encoded by the coding sequence ATGACACTGGCCACCACTTATTTCGGCGCAAACGGCTGGCTCCTGGAATTCGATGACCTTCGGGTGCTTGTGGATCCATGGCTGCAGGGAAGCCTCAGTTTCCCCCCAGGCGGTTGGATGCTGAAAGGTGAACTGCCTGAGCAACGGCCAGCCCCCGACCATCTCGACCTCCTGCTCCTCACCCAAGGGCTCGCCGATCACGCCCATCCCGAAAGCCTTGATCTTTTGCCGCGCACCCTGCCGGTGATTGGATCGGTCGCAGCAACACAAGTGGTGAAAAAGATGGGCTTTGAAACCGTTCAAGCCCTGAAACCCGGTGAATGCACAACCCACAAGGGACTCACGGTTCGTGCAACCGCTGGCGCTCCTGTGCCAACGGTGGAAAACGGATATCTGCTCGAGCATGCATCGGGATGCCTCTACCTGGAACCCCACGGCTTTTTGGATCCTGCCCTACCTCCCCAACCCCTCGATGCCGTGATCACACCCATGGTGGATTTGGGACTACCAGCTCTTGGCGCCTTCGTAAAAGGGTGCAGCGTGGTGCCACAGCTGGTGGAGCGCTTCCAGCCTTCCACCGTGCTAGCGAGCACATCCGGCGGAGACGTGCGCTTCAGCGGTGCCCTCACTGGACTTCTGCAAATGCAAGGGTCTGTCGCCAGCACCGGAGCGACGCTGCCAGACAGCAGCCAATGGATTGATCCAACGCCGGGAGAGCGGCTTGTGCTTAAGGGCTAA
- a CDS encoding chlorophyll a/b-binding protein: MKPSQASDTWFQSAAARDIHMEQLKRVELFNGRAAMLGIVIGIVTEGLTGAGIAHQIGLGALVDGYAACRTQYLPFCF; the protein is encoded by the coding sequence ATGAAGCCAAGCCAAGCAAGCGATACGTGGTTCCAAAGCGCTGCAGCTCGCGACATCCACATGGAGCAACTCAAGCGTGTTGAGCTCTTTAACGGCAGGGCTGCCATGCTCGGCATCGTGATCGGCATTGTGACCGAAGGGCTCACCGGTGCTGGAATTGCTCACCAAATTGGCCTCGGGGCTTTGGTTGATGGCTACGCCGCATGCCGCACCCAATACTTGCCGTTCTGCTTCTGA
- a CDS encoding class I SAM-dependent methyltransferase yields MAYKVPDSAPIEHKAICDLANKGLSPQELFRAAYTFYRLALEEEAANDGRSIVESGLFRGMSLYPQALASQVMPKIQGTYEKEVQDFLIEHSEAFERFLDVGCAEGFYLSGIASWKGIPCYGIDIDPVSEKAVEYVAAANKLENLISFSSSLSSAEDFISGKLLCLVDVDGSEFDVLGSLNLAFDQSSSLESVLLLVESDDQQLGRQNTPELISGLVRSGWSIESMIKQKPSNRFVDSRSELSFLEQVVIGAEGRPGRQCWIAASKQFR; encoded by the coding sequence TTGGCGTATAAAGTTCCGGATTCTGCGCCTATTGAGCATAAGGCGATTTGTGACCTGGCTAACAAAGGACTTTCTCCGCAAGAATTATTTCGTGCAGCATATACTTTTTATCGCCTAGCCTTAGAAGAAGAGGCTGCAAATGATGGGCGTTCGATAGTTGAGTCTGGTCTGTTTAGGGGAATGAGCTTGTACCCACAGGCATTGGCCTCTCAAGTGATGCCAAAGATACAAGGCACTTACGAGAAAGAAGTACAGGATTTTTTGATAGAGCATTCAGAAGCTTTTGAGCGGTTCCTGGATGTCGGCTGTGCAGAAGGCTTTTACTTGTCTGGTATCGCGAGTTGGAAGGGAATTCCTTGTTACGGTATTGATATTGATCCAGTATCAGAAAAGGCAGTTGAGTATGTAGCTGCAGCCAATAAATTAGAAAATCTTATTTCATTTTCAAGCAGCCTCTCCTCTGCTGAGGACTTTATTTCCGGTAAATTGCTCTGCTTAGTCGATGTCGACGGCTCCGAATTTGATGTGCTTGGTTCTCTCAATTTAGCCTTTGACCAATCTTCTTCTTTGGAAAGTGTTTTGCTGCTAGTTGAAAGTGACGATCAACAGTTGGGTCGCCAGAACACTCCCGAATTGATTTCTGGATTGGTACGGTCAGGATGGTCTATCGAGTCAATGATCAAGCAGAAACCATCGAATCGTTTTGTGGATTCAAGGTCAGAACTTTCGTTCTTAGAGCAAGTAGTGATCGGTGCAGAGGGAAGGCCTGGCCGTCAATGCTGGATAGCAGCAAGTAAGCAATTTAGATAA
- a CDS encoding metal-binding protein, with translation MAQGREHDRATALVSLPVGLGTALLLNWHSGLIAAAAFSFGGLWLSPDLDTRCRALQRWGPLQFIWWPYRRLIPHRSLLSHGPLIGTSLRLMLLFLWASVLCGVMPQITIDQLWRALNLWSTSNPDQAIAVAVGLEGSVWLHLIQDGDPLPTEWHAIQRIRRGFRRRR, from the coding sequence TTGGCCCAAGGCCGCGAACACGACCGCGCCACTGCACTCGTGAGCCTGCCTGTTGGACTAGGCACTGCTCTGCTGTTGAACTGGCACTCAGGCCTGATTGCTGCTGCTGCCTTCAGCTTCGGTGGGCTGTGGCTCTCCCCCGATCTCGATACCCGCTGTCGAGCCCTCCAACGTTGGGGCCCCTTGCAATTCATCTGGTGGCCCTACCGACGCCTCATCCCCCATCGATCCCTGCTCTCCCACGGACCACTGATTGGAACAAGCCTGCGGCTGATGCTGTTGTTCCTCTGGGCCAGCGTGTTGTGCGGAGTGATGCCCCAGATCACGATCGATCAGTTGTGGCGAGCCCTCAACCTCTGGAGCACGAGCAACCCAGATCAAGCAATCGCTGTAGCCGTAGGTCTGGAGGGAAGCGTTTGGCTGCATCTCATCCAAGACGGGGATCCACTCCCCACCGAATGGCATGCCATTCAACGGATCAGGCGAGGGTTCAGGCGACGGCGATGA
- the mazG gene encoding nucleoside triphosphate pyrophosphohydrolase, with protein MPSSSTDALQELIKVVARLREPDGGCPWDLEQTHASLVPYVLEEAHEVADAIRHGDDAHLKEELGDLLLQVVLHAQIAKEGNRFALSDVADGINAKLIRRHPHVFSDAVASDSAAVKETWEAIKAAERGEQAPSASPLSDALTAKVRGMPALAGAMTISKKAAKAGFEWDDMAGVWAKVHEELDELKEAVISGDQSHAQEELGDLLFTLVNVARWCGIAPEEGLAGTNRRFLDRFSRVEAALHGNLQGQSIDELEALWQQAKADIRAEQA; from the coding sequence ATGCCTTCCTCCAGCACCGACGCCTTACAAGAACTCATTAAAGTGGTGGCACGCCTCCGCGAACCCGATGGGGGATGCCCGTGGGACCTTGAACAAACCCATGCATCCTTGGTGCCCTACGTCTTAGAGGAAGCCCACGAAGTTGCAGACGCCATTCGCCATGGCGACGACGCTCACCTCAAAGAAGAACTGGGAGACCTCTTGCTGCAGGTGGTGCTCCATGCCCAAATCGCCAAGGAGGGAAACCGCTTCGCTCTGAGCGACGTGGCGGACGGCATCAACGCAAAATTGATCCGTCGCCATCCGCATGTGTTTAGCGATGCGGTCGCCAGCGATAGCGCCGCTGTGAAAGAAACCTGGGAAGCGATCAAAGCCGCCGAACGCGGAGAACAGGCGCCTTCAGCGAGTCCTCTCAGCGATGCACTGACCGCAAAAGTACGGGGGATGCCTGCCCTCGCGGGAGCGATGACCATCTCGAAAAAAGCGGCGAAAGCTGGCTTCGAGTGGGACGACATGGCCGGGGTGTGGGCCAAGGTGCATGAGGAACTCGATGAACTGAAGGAAGCCGTGATCAGCGGTGACCAATCCCATGCCCAAGAGGAGCTGGGAGATTTGCTCTTCACCTTGGTGAACGTGGCCCGTTGGTGTGGGATCGCGCCTGAAGAAGGTCTTGCCGGCACCAACCGACGCTTCCTCGATCGGTTTTCAAGGGTCGAAGCGGCCCTGCACGGCAATCTGCAAGGGCAGAGCATCGATGAACTTGAAGCGCTCTGGCAACAAGCCAAAGCCGACATCCGCGCAGAACAAGCCTGA
- the arfB gene encoding alternative ribosome rescue aminoacyl-tRNA hydrolase ArfB yields MAFEQELVINARLRISASELSWKFSRSSGAGGQNVNKVETAVVLSWDLEQSECLGPFRRQRLLELYGSRLIDGCLRVCVSDERSQYQNRQIALKRLADLIREGIKPPPPARKATRPGRGAVKRRLESKKQRGDLKRQRRNRSSIDE; encoded by the coding sequence ATGGCATTTGAACAAGAGCTAGTGATTAATGCAAGGCTCAGAATTTCAGCATCTGAGTTGTCTTGGAAGTTCTCTCGTTCGTCTGGTGCTGGCGGGCAAAATGTCAACAAAGTTGAAACTGCCGTCGTTCTCTCTTGGGATCTCGAGCAATCAGAATGTTTAGGGCCTTTTCGTCGCCAACGCTTATTAGAGCTCTATGGCTCGAGGCTCATTGATGGTTGTTTGCGCGTGTGTGTTTCCGACGAGCGTTCTCAATATCAAAATCGTCAGATTGCGCTGAAGCGCTTGGCAGATTTGATTCGAGAAGGGATCAAGCCCCCGCCACCAGCACGAAAGGCCACCCGGCCTGGGCGAGGGGCTGTGAAGCGCAGGCTTGAAAGCAAGAAACAGCGTGGCGATCTCAAACGGCAACGCCGTAACAGATCATCGATCGACGAATGA
- the speE gene encoding polyamine aminopropyltransferase, with translation MSGWIDEHHRGVRYGLIGEVLVEETSPFQRITVIRSERYGRGLLLDGCWMTAERQERHYHESLVHPALCGATSVARVLVIGGGDGGTARECLRHQGVEHLDLVEIDGRVVELSREYLPSIGGSAWTDPRLRLTVGDGIAWAAAAADNSYDVVLVDGSDPAGPAEGLFNRSFFEHCRRILRPGGIFATQSESPEAFQEVHLAMVKLLKDVFDHADPLYGWVPMYPSGWWSWTFAAMDQPRYRQPNTNRAAAIADGCHIWSPRWQRGAFEAIPAFIARELS, from the coding sequence ATGAGTGGCTGGATTGATGAACACCATCGGGGCGTCCGCTATGGCCTTATCGGCGAGGTGCTGGTGGAGGAAACCAGCCCTTTTCAGCGAATCACTGTGATCCGAAGTGAGCGCTACGGCCGTGGGCTCTTGCTCGACGGCTGCTGGATGACGGCGGAACGGCAAGAGAGGCACTATCACGAATCCCTGGTTCATCCCGCCCTGTGTGGAGCCACCAGCGTGGCGCGCGTGCTCGTCATCGGCGGCGGTGATGGGGGTACCGCCCGTGAATGCCTCCGCCACCAAGGCGTCGAACACCTCGACCTCGTGGAAATCGATGGCCGAGTTGTGGAGTTAAGCCGCGAGTACCTCCCCAGCATCGGTGGATCCGCCTGGACCGATCCGCGTCTCCGACTCACGGTGGGGGATGGAATCGCTTGGGCCGCCGCCGCGGCCGACAACAGCTACGACGTGGTGCTTGTGGATGGATCGGACCCGGCAGGCCCAGCGGAGGGATTATTCAATCGATCATTTTTTGAACACTGTCGCCGCATCCTTCGCCCTGGCGGGATTTTCGCGACACAAAGTGAATCTCCAGAAGCCTTTCAAGAGGTGCACCTCGCCATGGTGAAGCTTTTAAAGGACGTGTTCGACCACGCTGATCCCCTCTACGGATGGGTACCGATGTACCCAAGCGGCTGGTGGAGCTGGACGTTCGCGGCCATGGACCAACCTCGCTACCGCCAACCCAACACGAACCGAGCCGCTGCGATCGCCGATGGTTGCCACATCTGGAGTCCGCGCTGGCAACGGGGAGCCTTTGAAGCCATCCCAGCCTTCATCGCACGGGAGCTGAGCTGA
- the speB gene encoding agmatinase, translating into MNTNLFDADGAIYMGSQRTPEHCRVGLFGVPYDGTTSFRPGTRFGPAAIRDVSSGLETYCPQLDRDLEDLSFVDLGAVEIPFGAPEPVIAKVQQATQAILELGLKPLMLGGEHSISSGAVAAVAQQHPDLVLVQLDAHADLRHEWLGSHHSHACAMRRCLEILPSGDLFQLAIRSGTKAEFQELHSSGRLMPTVDALREGLAPHKGRPIYVTVDLDWFDPAVLPGTGTPEPGGFFWPDFANLISLLQEHRLVGADVVELAPQLDSSGVSAVLAAKVTRSLLLLLGNG; encoded by the coding sequence ATGAACACCAATTTGTTTGACGCCGATGGTGCGATCTATATGGGGTCGCAACGGACCCCCGAGCACTGTCGTGTGGGACTTTTCGGCGTGCCCTACGACGGCACCACATCGTTCCGACCGGGCACCCGGTTTGGACCCGCCGCAATTCGAGACGTCAGCAGTGGACTAGAGACATACTGCCCGCAATTGGATCGGGATCTCGAAGATCTCTCCTTCGTCGATCTCGGGGCTGTCGAGATCCCCTTCGGCGCCCCTGAACCGGTCATCGCCAAGGTGCAACAGGCCACCCAAGCGATTCTTGAGCTCGGCCTGAAACCGTTGATGCTCGGCGGTGAACACTCCATCAGCTCCGGAGCCGTGGCTGCCGTAGCGCAGCAGCATCCTGATCTGGTTCTCGTGCAACTCGATGCCCACGCTGATCTGCGCCATGAGTGGTTAGGCAGCCATCACAGCCATGCCTGTGCCATGCGCCGCTGCCTCGAGATCCTGCCCAGTGGCGACCTCTTCCAACTCGCCATCCGTAGTGGAACGAAAGCGGAATTCCAAGAACTCCACAGCAGTGGCCGTCTGATGCCAACAGTGGATGCTTTGCGCGAAGGCCTTGCACCCCACAAGGGGCGCCCGATCTACGTCACCGTTGATCTGGACTGGTTTGATCCTGCCGTTTTGCCGGGTACAGGCACCCCTGAACCAGGAGGATTTTTTTGGCCTGATTTCGCCAATCTCATCAGCCTGCTCCAAGAGCATCGGCTAGTGGGCGCAGATGTTGTTGAACTCGCACCACAGCTCGATAGCAGCGGTGTGAGTGCTGTTCTCGCCGCAAAAGTGACGCGTAGCTTGCTGCTGCTCCTCGGCAATGGCTAA